In Caldicellulosiruptor morganii, the following proteins share a genomic window:
- a CDS encoding GH36-type glycosyl hydrolase domain-containing protein produces the protein MKFGYFDDQKREYVITTPLTPFPWINYLGMKDFLALISNHAGGYCFYKDARLRRITRFRYNNVPLDMGGRYFYIKDGEDFWSPSWMPTRKDLEFYECRHGLGYTIITGRRNGVEVDQTFFVPVDENCEIHYLKITNKSSQPKDLTLFSLIEFCLWNALDDMTNFQRNLSTGEVEIEGSVIYHKTEYRERRNHYSFYSVNVPIDGFDTDRDTFLGLYRGFDAPLAVENGKSFNSEAHGWSPVASHMIRISLQPGEAKELVFVLGYVENPQDKKWVKKGVINKEKAYEMIEKFKKPEDVKKAFEALKVFWDELLNKFNVSTGIDKVDRMVNIWNQYQCMVTFNLSRSASYFESGIGRGMGFRDSNQDILGFVHQIPERARERILDLAATQLEDGGAYHQYQPLTKRGNNEIGGNFNDDPLWLILSTAHYIKETGDWSILDEIVPFENDPQKADSMFEHLKRAFYHVVNNLGPHGLPLIGRADWNDCLNLNAFSTNPDESFQTCDNKDGKTAESVMIAGMFVYVGKEFVKICERLGKNDISKDAQHHIEKMKEAILNYGYDGEWFLRAYDYFGNKVGSKENDEGKIFIETQGFCVMAQIGLEDGKAISALDSVKKYLDTEHGIVLVQPAFTEYKIHLGEITSYPPGYKENAAVFCHNNPWIMIAECIVGRGDRAFEYWSKIAPSYREEISDVHRLEPYVYCQMIAGKDAYKPGEAKNSWLTGSAAWNFVAMTQWILGIRPDYDGLLIDPCIPPQWKEFTVKRVFRNALYNIQVKNPDGVSKGIKKVVVDGKELPSNLIPAFSDGKEHIVEVTMG, from the coding sequence TTGAAATTTGGCTATTTTGATGACCAGAAAAGAGAGTATGTTATAACAACTCCACTTACCCCTTTCCCGTGGATTAACTACCTTGGTATGAAAGACTTTCTTGCTTTAATCTCAAACCATGCAGGTGGTTATTGTTTTTATAAAGATGCAAGGCTAAGAAGGATAACAAGATTCCGATACAACAATGTTCCGCTTGATATGGGTGGAAGGTACTTTTATATAAAAGATGGAGAAGATTTCTGGTCACCTTCATGGATGCCAACAAGAAAGGATCTTGAGTTTTACGAATGCCGTCATGGTCTTGGCTATACAATCATAACAGGAAGAAGAAATGGCGTTGAAGTTGATCAAACATTTTTTGTGCCTGTCGATGAAAACTGTGAAATACATTATCTTAAGATAACCAACAAATCATCCCAACCAAAGGATTTGACACTCTTTTCACTGATTGAGTTTTGCCTCTGGAACGCACTTGATGATATGACAAACTTCCAGAGAAACCTGAGCACAGGTGAGGTTGAGATAGAAGGCTCTGTCATTTACCACAAAACAGAGTACAGAGAGCGCAGAAATCATTATTCTTTTTATTCTGTAAATGTTCCAATTGACGGCTTTGACACAGACAGAGACACTTTCCTGGGGCTTTACAGAGGCTTTGACGCACCACTGGCAGTTGAAAACGGAAAAAGTTTTAATTCAGAAGCTCATGGCTGGTCGCCTGTAGCCTCGCACATGATAAGAATCTCTTTGCAGCCGGGCGAGGCAAAAGAGCTTGTGTTTGTGCTCGGCTATGTAGAAAACCCGCAGGATAAAAAATGGGTTAAAAAAGGTGTCATAAACAAAGAAAAGGCTTATGAAATGATAGAAAAATTCAAAAAGCCAGAAGATGTCAAAAAGGCATTTGAAGCTTTGAAAGTCTTCTGGGATGAACTTCTGAACAAATTCAATGTATCCACAGGTATAGACAAGGTAGATAGAATGGTAAACATATGGAATCAGTATCAGTGCATGGTGACATTCAACCTTTCCAGAAGTGCATCGTACTTTGAGTCGGGTATTGGCAGAGGAATGGGCTTTAGAGACTCAAACCAGGACATTTTGGGCTTTGTCCATCAGATTCCGGAAAGGGCAAGAGAGAGAATTCTGGACTTAGCAGCAACACAGCTTGAAGATGGCGGTGCATATCACCAGTATCAGCCTCTTACAAAAAGAGGAAACAACGAAATAGGCGGAAATTTCAATGATGATCCGCTCTGGCTCATACTCTCAACCGCCCACTACATAAAAGAAACGGGTGACTGGTCCATTCTTGATGAGATTGTGCCTTTTGAAAATGATCCGCAAAAGGCGGATTCCATGTTTGAACACCTGAAAAGAGCATTCTACCATGTTGTAAACAACTTGGGTCCGCATGGACTTCCGCTCATAGGCAGAGCTGACTGGAATGACTGTTTGAACTTAAACGCATTCTCAACAAACCCCGATGAGTCGTTCCAGACATGCGACAACAAGGATGGCAAAACCGCAGAGTCTGTCATGATAGCAGGGATGTTTGTGTATGTTGGAAAGGAATTTGTGAAAATCTGCGAAAGGCTGGGCAAAAATGATATTTCAAAAGATGCGCAGCATCACATAGAAAAGATGAAAGAGGCAATACTGAACTATGGATATGACGGCGAATGGTTTTTGAGGGCCTATGACTACTTTGGAAATAAGGTTGGAAGCAAGGAAAATGATGAAGGAAAGATATTTATTGAAACGCAGGGCTTCTGTGTAATGGCTCAGATCGGGCTTGAAGATGGAAAGGCTATCTCTGCACTTGATTCTGTTAAAAAATACCTTGACACAGAACACGGAATTGTGCTTGTTCAGCCAGCATTCACAGAGTACAAAATTCACCTTGGTGAGATTACAAGCTATCCGCCCGGCTATAAGGAAAATGCTGCTGTTTTCTGTCACAACAACCCGTGGATTATGATAGCAGAATGCATTGTTGGAAGAGGCGACAGAGCGTTTGAATACTGGTCAAAGATTGCTCCGTCATACAGGGAAGAGATAAGCGATGTGCACAGGCTTGAACCATATGTTTACTGTCAGATGATTGCCGGCAAAGATGCATACAAACCGGGCGAGGCTAAAAATTCATGGCTCACCGGCTCTGCAGCATGGAATTTTGTCGCAATGACACAGTGGATTCTGGGCATTCGCCCGGACTATGATGGACTTTTGATAGACCCATGCATACCACCGCAGTGGAAAGAATTTACTGTAAAAAGAGTGTTCAGAAATGCACTTTACAATATACAGGTTAAAAACCCCGATGGTGTTTCAAAAGGCATCAAAAAAGTTGTGGTTGATGGCAAAGAGCTGCCTTCAAATTTAATACCAGCCTTTTCGGATGGCAAAGAGCACATTGTTGAGGTCACAATGGGATAA
- a CDS encoding bacteriohemerythrin: MPQIEWLDQYSVGVESIDSQHKELFERVNRLLSACSQGEGKKVLPEVLDFLGDYVVFHFSTEEKYMKEYLYPDYLAHKKEHDSFVETYKKFREEIDKEGAGIAAVVKTNRLVVDWLKNHILGTDRKLGNFLKEKMK, from the coding sequence ATGCCACAGATAGAATGGCTTGACCAGTACTCGGTGGGAGTTGAGTCAATAGACAGCCAGCACAAAGAGCTATTTGAAAGAGTAAACAGGCTTCTTTCGGCATGTAGCCAGGGTGAAGGCAAGAAAGTGCTTCCTGAGGTTCTGGATTTTCTGGGTGACTATGTTGTTTTTCACTTTTCAACAGAAGAGAAGTACATGAAGGAGTATCTGTATCCTGATTATTTGGCACACAAAAAAGAGCATGATAGCTTTGTTGAGACTTACAAAAAGTTTAGAGAAGAGATAGACAAAGAAGGGGCGGGGATTGCGGCTGTTGTAAAGACAAACAGGCTCGTTGTTGACTGGCTTAAAAATCATATACTCGGGACAGACAGAAAACTTGGAAACTTTCTGAAGGAAAAGATGAAATAG
- the tnpA gene encoding IS200/IS605 family transposase codes for MKFDTNKHSVFLLYYHLVLVTKYRRDVIDDRISNRLKEIFEYIQPNYNITLIEWNHDKDHINVLFKATPTTPLSKFINAYKSSSSRLIKKEFPEIKQKLWKEYFWSRSYCLITSGGAPVEVVKKYIESQGEKRKC; via the coding sequence ATGAAGTTTGATACTAATAAGCATTCAGTGTTTCTATTATACTATCATTTGGTTTTGGTAACAAAATATAGAAGAGATGTAATAGATGATAGAATTTCAAACAGATTGAAAGAAATTTTTGAGTATATTCAACCAAATTACAACATAACCCTGATTGAGTGGAATCATGATAAAGACCACATTAATGTTTTATTCAAGGCAACTCCTACAACACCGCTTTCTAAGTTCATAAATGCTTATAAAAGTTCCTCATCAAGGCTTATAAAAAAAGAATTTCCTGAAATTAAACAAAAACTCTGGAAGGAGTATTTTTGGTCAAGAAGTTATTGCCTTATTACAAGTGGTGGTGCTCCAGTTGAAGTAGTAAAAAAGTATATCGAAAGCCAGGGTGAAAAAAGAAAATGCTGA
- a CDS encoding RNA-guided endonuclease TnpB family protein → MLKAYKYRIYPNKDQKEFFEKTFGCCRFVWNRMLEEKLEALRHGKKIPRITPAKYKKQHPFLKEVDSLALANVQLQQEKAFKNHFKNPKHFKLPKFKRKKDKQSYTTNNQKPKNGRETIRVDFEKGLLHLPKIKSGIKAEFHRRFEGRIKLATVVKTKAGRYYVSILVDVDDPRNKVKEPQNFVCGIDLGLKSFATVVNDKKCLKIEYPRYLIKAEKKLKRLQRQLARKERGSKNWEKARGKLAKEHEYVKNAREDFLHKLSKAIIDESQVVVVESLNVNGLSRTKLSKYVLDSSFAKFIDFLKYKAEWYGREIIEADMTFPSSKMCSKCGHVYKELELKDRVWRCPECGEVHDRDENAGKNLRDYGYRRIRGK, encoded by the coding sequence ATGCTGAAAGCATACAAGTATCGTATATATCCGAACAAAGACCAAAAAGAATTTTTTGAAAAGACCTTTGGCTGTTGCAGATTTGTATGGAACAGGATGCTGGAAGAAAAGCTTGAAGCATTAAGACATGGCAAAAAGATTCCAAGGATAACTCCAGCAAAGTACAAAAAGCAGCATCCTTTTCTAAAAGAAGTTGATAGTCTTGCTCTTGCAAATGTTCAGCTTCAGCAAGAAAAAGCATTTAAGAATCATTTCAAAAATCCCAAACATTTTAAACTTCCGAAGTTCAAGAGGAAGAAAGACAAACAGTCGTACACCACAAATAATCAGAAACCTAAAAATGGAAGAGAGACAATCAGGGTGGATTTTGAAAAAGGGCTTTTGCACCTGCCGAAGATAAAAAGTGGAATAAAAGCGGAATTTCACAGAAGATTTGAGGGGAGGATAAAATTAGCAACAGTTGTTAAAACCAAAGCAGGCAGGTATTATGTGAGCATACTTGTAGATGTGGATGACCCGAGGAATAAAGTTAAAGAGCCACAGAATTTTGTTTGTGGAATAGATTTGGGTTTGAAGAGTTTTGCAACAGTTGTAAATGATAAGAAATGTTTGAAGATAGAATATCCGAGGTATCTAATCAAAGCTGAAAAGAAGCTTAAAAGGTTACAGAGGCAGCTTGCGAGAAAGGAAAGAGGTTCTAAAAATTGGGAGAAAGCAAGAGGAAAGCTTGCAAAAGAGCATGAGTATGTAAAAAATGCAAGAGAAGATTTTTTGCACAAGTTATCGAAAGCCATCATAGACGAGAGCCAAGTCGTGGTGGTTGAAAGTTTGAATGTAAATGGGTTGTCAAGGACAAAGCTTTCGAAGTATGTTCTGGACAGCAGCTTTGCAAAGTTTATAGATTTTCTGAAGTACAAGGCAGAGTGGTATGGAAGGGAAATAATAGAAGCAGATATGACATTTCCATCGTCAAAAATGTGCAGCAAGTGTGGACATGTTTATAAAGAGTTGGAATTGAAAGATAGGGTATGGAGATGTCCTGAATGTGGAGAAGTTCATGACAGGGACGAGAACGCAGGAAAGAACTTGAGGGACTATGGATATAGACGTATAAGAGGTAAATAG
- a CDS encoding glycosyltransferase, whose product MDGSSLASGAFAAFNKNEVIRAGGFSTKTVGEDMEIVVKLRRNSYKNGTPGDVEFIPDPIVWTQCPETLKDLSKQRRRWQRGLTQVIFTHKYLLFNPRYGILGLFAMPYQFIFEFLGPFVEMLGYIIVPVAYIFKLINLRAALFFLTVEIIYGIAISILSLLIGEFSERKYRNWKDFGILMLIAILENFGYRQLTVIYRILGTFDALFNKKGWAKPARKRL is encoded by the coding sequence GTGGATGGTAGTTCACTAGCCTCGGGTGCTTTTGCTGCTTTCAATAAAAATGAGGTTATAAGAGCAGGTGGCTTTTCTACAAAGACAGTGGGAGAAGATATGGAGATTGTTGTAAAATTGAGGAGAAATTCGTACAAAAATGGCACGCCAGGTGATGTTGAGTTTATCCCCGACCCTATAGTCTGGACTCAATGTCCTGAAACTTTAAAGGATCTTTCAAAGCAGCGAAGAAGATGGCAGAGAGGACTTACACAGGTCATATTTACGCACAAATATCTTTTGTTCAATCCAAGATATGGCATATTAGGACTTTTTGCAATGCCTTACCAGTTTATATTTGAATTTCTGGGACCTTTTGTTGAGATGCTGGGATATATAATAGTGCCTGTTGCCTATATTTTTAAGTTAATCAATCTAAGAGCAGCTCTTTTTTTCCTCACAGTTGAAATCATCTATGGAATAGCAATCTCAATACTTTCGCTTTTGATAGGAGAGTTTTCAGAAAGAAAGTACAGAAATTGGAAAGACTTTGGCATTCTGATGCTGATAGCAATTCTTGAAAACTTTGGATACAGACAGCTAACAGTGATCTACAGGATTTTGGGAACATTTGATGCTTTATTTAATAAGAAAGGCTGGGCAAAGCCGGCAAGGAAAAGGTTGTGA
- a CDS encoding methylated-DNA--[protein]-cysteine S-methyltransferase yields the protein MIEKFYTGYYNSPLGLIKVVTDEAYVLRVDFVSQKDDREEENLLVCEAISQLDEYFKGKRKEFDLRLFFKGTEFQKRVWEELMKVGYGKVISYSELAGRIGRKDATRAVANAVGKNPIAIIVPCHRVIKADGKLGGYSAGAHKKIWLLEHEGAKLLQKP from the coding sequence ATGATTGAGAAGTTTTATACAGGATACTATAACTCTCCGTTAGGTTTGATTAAAGTGGTGACAGACGAGGCATATGTTTTGAGAGTTGATTTTGTTTCTCAAAAGGATGACAGGGAAGAAGAAAACCTGCTTGTCTGTGAAGCAATTTCACAGCTTGATGAGTATTTTAAAGGCAAGAGAAAAGAATTTGATTTGAGGCTTTTTTTCAAAGGCACAGAGTTTCAAAAACGGGTGTGGGAAGAGCTGATGAAGGTAGGGTATGGGAAGGTGATTTCATACAGCGAACTTGCAGGGCGCATAGGGAGAAAAGATGCGACAAGGGCTGTTGCAAATGCAGTCGGTAAAAACCCAATTGCTATAATTGTTCCATGTCACAGGGTTATAAAGGCTGATGGTAAGCTTGGTGGATACAGTGCCGGGGCTCATAAAAAAATATGGCTTTTGGAGCACGAAGGTGCAAAGCTTCTCCAAAAGCCATAA
- a CDS encoding GH1 family beta-glucosidase has translation MSFPKGFLWGAATASYQIEGAWNEDGKGESIWDRFTHQKGNILYGHTGDVACDHYHRFEEDVLLMKELGLKAYRFSIAWTRIFPEGFGAVNEKGLDFYDRLINKLIENGIEPVITLYHWDLPQKLQDIGGWANREIVNYYFEYAMLLINRYKDKVKKWITFNEPYCISFLGHFYGVHAPGIKDFKVAMDVVHNIMLSHFKVVRAVKQSNIDADVGITLNLTPIYLQTERLGYEVSQIEREMVNLSGMLDNQLFTDPVLKGSYPQELFDYLVQKDFLESRKAEIMQQEVKENFIFPDFLGINYYTRAVRLYDENSSWIFPVRWEHPAGEYTETGWEVFPQGLFDLLMWIKETYPQIPIYITENGAAYNDKVEDGKVHDQKRVEYLKQHFESARKAMENGVDLRGYFIWSFMDNLEWAMGYTKRFGLVYIDYSTQKRIKKDSFYFYQKFIKENS, from the coding sequence ATGAGCTTTCCAAAAGGATTTTTGTGGGGTGCTGCAACAGCTTCATACCAGATTGAAGGTGCATGGAATGAAGATGGAAAAGGTGAATCAATCTGGGATAGGTTCACTCATCAAAAAGGAAATATTCTGTACGGGCACACCGGCGATGTTGCCTGTGACCATTATCACAGGTTTGAAGAAGATGTGCTTCTTATGAAAGAACTGGGACTCAAGGCATACAGATTTTCAATTGCATGGACAAGAATCTTCCCGGAAGGTTTTGGTGCTGTTAATGAGAAAGGTCTTGATTTTTATGACAGGCTTATAAATAAGCTCATTGAAAATGGTATTGAGCCGGTTATAACTCTGTATCACTGGGACCTTCCTCAAAAGCTACAGGACATTGGTGGCTGGGCAAACAGGGAAATTGTAAATTATTACTTTGAATATGCTATGCTTCTTATAAACCGCTATAAAGATAAAGTTAAAAAGTGGATAACATTCAATGAACCCTACTGTATTTCTTTTCTGGGCCACTTTTACGGCGTCCACGCACCGGGAATAAAAGATTTTAAAGTTGCAATGGATGTTGTGCACAACATTATGCTTTCTCACTTTAAGGTTGTAAGAGCTGTAAAGCAAAGCAATATAGATGCTGATGTGGGAATCACATTGAATTTGACTCCCATATATCTTCAAACAGAGCGGCTTGGATATGAGGTCAGCCAGATAGAAAGAGAAATGGTAAATCTTAGCGGTATGCTTGACAACCAGCTTTTCACAGACCCTGTTCTCAAAGGAAGCTACCCTCAAGAGCTTTTTGATTACCTTGTTCAAAAAGACTTCTTGGAGAGCCGCAAAGCTGAAATAATGCAGCAGGAAGTAAAGGAGAACTTTATCTTCCCTGATTTTCTTGGCATCAACTACTACACACGTGCAGTCAGGCTTTACGATGAAAACTCTTCATGGATATTCCCGGTAAGATGGGAACATCCTGCAGGAGAATACACCGAGACGGGCTGGGAAGTGTTCCCGCAAGGACTTTTTGACCTTCTGATGTGGATTAAAGAAACCTATCCGCAAATTCCAATTTATATAACAGAAAACGGTGCTGCTTACAATGACAAGGTAGAAGATGGAAAGGTTCATGACCAGAAGAGAGTGGAGTATCTAAAACAGCACTTTGAATCAGCAAGAAAGGCAATGGAAAACGGTGTGGATTTGCGGGGCTATTTTATCTGGTCTTTTATGGACAATTTAGAGTGGGCAATGGGGTATACAAAGAGATTTGGACTTGTTTACATTGATTACAGCACCCAGAAAAGAATCAAAAAAGACAGCTTCTATTTTTACCAGAAATTTATAAAAGAAAACTCATAA
- the rlmD gene encoding 23S rRNA (uracil(1939)-C(5))-methyltransferase RlmD, producing MVKVGDEFQVKIEALNHQAQGIAKLDGYVLFVDHVLLDEVLKVRIVEAKKEYARAEIVEIIEKSPYRKEPECPVYYRCGGCHLMHTTYENQLEIKRMLVEDAFRRIGKLSPKINHPIGMENPFRYRNKVQFPVGRDEKGVKIGFYKKMTHEIVPTDFCLIQHEDSDKVLSVMKEVIKKYGIEIYDERLHKGVIRHIMVRRSFAFDQMMIVLVCTRMPDRIEEIKEELIKSFPNLKSLYVNINSKKTNVILGEKDILVWGSPAISDKIGNLLFEISPESFFQVNTVQTEKLYNQVVRYLTEVGGRVVFDLYSGIGTISMFVAPYCEKVYAIEIVKQAVEDAIKSSIENKIANVEFIHADAEKKMKELIENDIIPDTVIVDPPRKGCEKELLESIISAGVKNFIYVSCNPSTLARDARILTDGGYELLKVQPVDMFPQTYHVENVVLFKRD from the coding sequence TTGGTGAAAGTTGGGGATGAGTTTCAGGTTAAAATAGAGGCGCTCAATCATCAGGCTCAGGGTATAGCTAAGCTTGATGGGTATGTTTTGTTTGTTGACCATGTACTTCTGGATGAAGTTCTGAAGGTGAGGATAGTAGAGGCAAAGAAGGAATATGCAAGGGCGGAGATTGTAGAGATTATTGAAAAAAGCCCTTACAGAAAAGAACCGGAGTGCCCGGTTTATTACCGGTGCGGTGGATGTCATCTGATGCATACAACCTATGAAAATCAGCTTGAGATAAAGAGAATGCTTGTTGAGGATGCATTCAGAAGGATAGGCAAGCTGAGCCCAAAAATAAACCATCCGATTGGTATGGAAAATCCTTTCAGGTACAGAAACAAGGTGCAGTTTCCTGTTGGCAGAGATGAAAAAGGTGTGAAGATAGGTTTTTACAAAAAGATGACACATGAGATTGTTCCAACAGACTTTTGTCTTATTCAGCATGAAGACAGCGACAAAGTTTTAAGTGTGATGAAAGAGGTAATAAAAAAATATGGGATTGAAATTTACGACGAAAGACTTCACAAAGGTGTGATAAGACACATAATGGTAAGAAGATCATTTGCATTTGACCAGATGATGATTGTGCTTGTCTGTACCAGGATGCCGGATAGAATAGAAGAAATAAAAGAGGAACTGATAAAAAGCTTTCCCAATCTCAAATCGCTCTATGTGAATATAAACAGTAAAAAAACAAATGTGATTCTGGGCGAAAAGGATATTCTGGTTTGGGGAAGTCCCGCTATTTCTGATAAAATTGGCAATCTGTTGTTTGAAATATCACCGGAGTCATTTTTTCAGGTAAATACAGTTCAAACAGAAAAGCTTTACAATCAGGTGGTGAGGTATTTAACTGAAGTTGGTGGAAGGGTGGTTTTTGATCTTTACTCGGGCATTGGGACAATCTCTATGTTCGTTGCACCCTACTGTGAAAAGGTTTATGCTATAGAAATTGTTAAGCAGGCTGTTGAGGATGCAATTAAAAGCAGCATTGAGAATAAAATTGCGAATGTTGAGTTCATACATGCTGATGCAGAAAAAAAGATGAAAGAACTCATTGAAAACGATATTATCCCCGACACTGTAATAGTCGACCCGCCACGAAAAGGCTGCGAGAAAGAACTTCTGGAAAGCATAATATCAGCGGGTGTGAAAAATTTCATTTATGTTTCATGCAACCCTTCCACACTCGCAAGAGATGCAAGAATATTAACAGATGGCGGATATGAACTTCTAAAAGTGCAGCCGGTGGACATGTTTCCTCAGACATACCATGTTGAAAATGTGGTACTGTTTAAAAGAGATTGA
- a CDS encoding GH36-type glycosyl hydrolase domain-containing protein, producing the protein MNYGYFDSQNREYVITNPRTPTSWVNYLGTSDYCLIISNNASGYSFYKSPKLGRVTRFRFNSIPMDRPGRYVYLKDETTGDFWSISWQPVGKSLEKFRSVCRHGLGYSIFESKYNDISSSLKIFVPVDKPIEIWEVKIKNESGEKKELSVFTYTEFCLWNSMLDMMDFQYILYTCRMGYNREDEIVDYSIKLWSPYEPKAFFTCTNKKIESFDTDRDVFIGPYNSEANPEAIQNGRCFGSIAIGGNPCAATQVKVELEPGQEEYLVFVLGVGDAYREGKEYKRLFDSKENIEKEFERVQNYWNERLGKFKCSTPNEKMNLMLNIWNQYQCHTTFNWSRSASFIEAGGRDGLGFRDSSQDILGVVHSIPQEVRKRLIELLKAQLSEGYAMHHFQPLTWSQGEHNIPPRERIYSDDHLWLLIAVPHYIKETGDFSILDEVVEYADRSSASVYDHLKQALEFSWNNRGKHGLLLGLAADWNDCINLKDGGESTWSTQLYYKALSEFIELAEYTGKYDDAEKYKAYKNEIKKAMEEYTWDGEWFVRGYLASGKKLGSKESEQSKIFLNSQSWSVFSGAFVDEKGKMAMDSVKKYLATEHGCVKNWPAYVDYIVEVGAVTSFPPGLKENAAIFCHANTWVIIAEAILGRGDYAFEYYMSFLPASKNDIAEIYTAEPYVYSQFITGKEHPYYFGRARNPWLTGTATWAFSAATQYILGIRPHYKGLIIDPCIPQQWDGFEVERVFRGKRLSIKVSNPDHISKGVKKILVNGKEIEGSLIPAELLIDQNVVEVVMGK; encoded by the coding sequence ATGAATTATGGATATTTTGATTCTCAAAATAGAGAGTATGTGATAACAAATCCCAGAACACCCACTTCATGGGTAAACTATCTGGGCACAAGCGACTACTGCCTTATAATCTCAAACAATGCTTCGGGCTATTCCTTTTACAAATCCCCCAAGCTTGGGAGAGTGACCCGTTTTAGATTTAACAGCATTCCAATGGACAGACCTGGAAGATATGTTTATCTAAAAGATGAAACTACAGGGGATTTCTGGTCAATAAGCTGGCAGCCTGTTGGAAAGTCTCTTGAGAAGTTCAGAAGTGTTTGTCGGCATGGACTTGGATATTCAATATTTGAAAGTAAATACAATGACATCTCATCATCTTTGAAAATATTCGTACCGGTGGACAAGCCAATTGAAATCTGGGAAGTTAAAATTAAAAACGAGTCGGGTGAGAAAAAAGAACTTTCAGTATTCACCTATACCGAGTTCTGCCTGTGGAATTCTATGCTTGACATGATGGATTTTCAATATATTCTTTACACCTGCAGAATGGGTTACAACAGAGAAGATGAAATAGTGGACTACTCAATTAAACTCTGGAGCCCATACGAGCCAAAAGCATTTTTCACATGCACAAACAAAAAGATAGAAAGTTTTGACACAGACAGAGATGTCTTTATAGGTCCATATAACAGTGAAGCCAACCCCGAAGCCATCCAAAATGGCAGGTGTTTTGGCTCAATTGCAATAGGCGGAAACCCCTGCGCTGCAACTCAGGTGAAAGTAGAACTTGAGCCCGGTCAGGAAGAGTATCTGGTCTTTGTGCTGGGTGTTGGAGATGCATACAGGGAAGGAAAAGAATACAAAAGATTGTTTGATTCAAAAGAGAACATTGAAAAAGAATTTGAAAGAGTTCAAAACTACTGGAATGAAAGACTTGGCAAGTTCAAATGCTCAACACCTAATGAAAAGATGAATCTGATGCTGAACATCTGGAATCAGTATCAGTGTCACACAACTTTCAACTGGTCAAGGTCTGCATCATTTATCGAGGCTGGCGGAAGAGATGGGCTTGGCTTTAGAGATTCTTCACAGGACATTCTGGGTGTTGTGCATTCAATCCCGCAAGAGGTGAGAAAAAGGCTAATTGAGCTTCTGAAAGCGCAGCTGTCCGAAGGATATGCAATGCATCATTTTCAGCCTCTCACATGGTCCCAGGGAGAACACAATATACCACCACGTGAGAGAATCTATTCGGATGACCATCTGTGGCTTTTGATTGCTGTGCCACACTATATAAAAGAAACGGGCGATTTTTCTATCCTGGATGAAGTGGTTGAATATGCAGACAGGTCAAGCGCCTCTGTTTATGATCACTTAAAACAGGCTTTGGAGTTTTCATGGAACAACAGGGGGAAACATGGTCTTTTGCTCGGTCTTGCCGCTGACTGGAATGACTGTATCAATCTCAAGGACGGTGGCGAGAGTACATGGTCAACCCAGCTCTATTACAAGGCTTTATCCGAGTTTATAGAACTTGCCGAGTATACTGGAAAATATGATGATGCTGAAAAGTATAAAGCTTATAAGAATGAGATTAAAAAGGCAATGGAAGAGTACACGTGGGATGGCGAGTGGTTTGTAAGAGGATATTTAGCAAGCGGCAAGAAACTCGGGTCAAAAGAAAGTGAGCAGAGCAAGATTTTCCTGAATTCTCAGTCATGGTCAGTATTTTCGGGTGCTTTTGTTGATGAAAAGGGTAAAATGGCAATGGACAGCGTCAAAAAATACCTCGCAACAGAGCATGGCTGTGTCAAAAACTGGCCGGCCTATGTTGATTATATAGTCGAGGTTGGAGCTGTTACATCATTCCCACCGGGATTAAAAGAAAATGCAGCTATTTTCTGCCATGCAAATACGTGGGTAATAATTGCAGAAGCCATCCTTGGACGGGGTGACTATGCTTTTGAGTACTATATGTCCTTCCTTCCTGCAAGCAAAAATGATATTGCTGAAATCTACACAGCAGAGCCGTATGTTTACTCCCAGTTCATCACCGGAAAAGAACATCCCTATTATTTTGGCAGAGCACGAAATCCATGGCTGACAGGGACTGCTACATGGGCATTTTCGGCAGCAACACAGTATATCCTTGGAATAAGACCTCACTATAAAGGGCTTATTATTGACCCATGTATCCCACAGCAGTGGGACGGTTTTGAAGTTGAGAGAGTTTTCAGAGGAAAAAGACTCTCCATTAAGGTTTCAAATCCAGATCATATTTCAAAAGGTGTTAAAAAGATACTGGTAAATGGAAAAGAGATTGAGGGCAGTCTAATTCCAGCTGAATTGCTCATCGACCAAAATGTAGTTGAAGTTGTAATGGGGAAATAA